From Psychroflexus torquis ATCC 700755, the proteins below share one genomic window:
- a CDS encoding DUF4842 domain-containing protein produces MKNLLKTFSFFTACIAMIFLYSCDQDDTDAIEQEQGGIEFLFTGDRVSNGDTGNRVGDGNSDDAKNGESCDLALASYAVIEMAGVSYTIDLREWGDNVKTDLIELDPGSYEVTSCQLYDADDNPLYATPTQGSEFGQFVDKPLPFDVIVENFRKIEYELEVLCVEEFTPPQFGFVFWDISIKEVKNLCIFANFCDPEDGHEVATLEAFIYPNENETTESDLIWSGSADGDFNTGDVSNELLCLKFPYDPSIPTVDQSYFIELFVNGVPFQGTMPLDRVDMVNDEKDYLHLNENCVGDFDVFSNSYNIAWEDLNDNDGGNDCDYNDFIINTTTSTDINTGFLNFKFEPMARGGGYDHAFKFWLPGTGYVISGDAASVQEQSGNTMVVVYTNTNQAFNPNQNFINTRCNGVVGSGVEKNVTIESAPSNFTFYLLNPFDANLNVTGGGSNYDLTIGNLFDPSTFIKDGQEMRNGLITDMNWKWVKEGIDIRTVYGTNFETNFIPVNNIQDLYENCP; encoded by the coding sequence ATGAAGAATTTACTTAAAACTTTCAGTTTTTTTACGGCTTGTATTGCAATGATTTTCTTATACTCCTGTGATCAGGATGATACTGATGCAATAGAACAAGAACAAGGTGGTATTGAATTTTTATTTACCGGTGACAGAGTAAGTAATGGTGATACTGGTAATAGAGTAGGCGATGGCAATAGTGATGATGCTAAAAATGGTGAATCTTGTGATTTGGCTTTAGCCTCCTATGCCGTAATTGAAATGGCTGGTGTTAGCTACACCATCGACCTTAGGGAATGGGGAGATAATGTTAAAACAGACTTGATAGAACTCGATCCGGGTAGCTATGAAGTAACTAGTTGTCAGCTTTATGACGCAGATGATAATCCGCTCTACGCTACACCTACACAAGGTAGTGAATTCGGTCAATTTGTTGATAAGCCGTTACCTTTCGACGTCATTGTAGAAAATTTCAGAAAAATTGAATATGAATTGGAAGTGCTTTGTGTGGAGGAATTCACACCGCCTCAATTTGGTTTTGTCTTTTGGGATATAAGCATAAAAGAAGTGAAAAATTTATGCATATTTGCTAACTTTTGTGATCCTGAAGATGGACATGAAGTAGCTACATTAGAGGCCTTTATTTATCCAAATGAAAATGAAACTACAGAATCAGATTTAATCTGGAGTGGCTCAGCTGATGGTGATTTTAATACTGGAGATGTGTCTAACGAACTTCTTTGCTTGAAATTTCCTTATGACCCTAGTATACCTACTGTAGATCAGTCTTATTTCATAGAGCTATTTGTAAACGGTGTGCCATTCCAAGGAACTATGCCGCTGGATAGAGTTGACATGGTCAATGATGAAAAAGACTACCTTCACCTCAATGAAAATTGTGTTGGAGATTTTGACGTATTTAGTAATTCCTATAATATTGCTTGGGAGGACCTCAATGATAACGATGGTGGCAACGATTGTGATTACAATGATTTTATTATAAACACAACGACTTCTACTGATATCAATACAGGTTTCTTGAATTTCAAATTTGAGCCAATGGCTAGAGGTGGTGGTTATGACCACGCTTTCAAATTTTGGTTACCTGGTACAGGCTATGTGATTTCAGGTGACGCTGCAAGTGTACAAGAACAATCTGGGAATACAATGGTAGTTGTTTATACAAATACAAATCAAGCATTTAACCCCAATCAAAATTTCATAAATACCCGTTGTAATGGGGTTGTTGGTAGTGGTGTTGAAAAAAACGTTACTATTGAAAGTGCACCATCAAATTTCACTTTTTATCTACTCAATCCTTTCGACGCCAATCTCAATGTAACTGGTGGCGGATCCAATTATGATTTAACTATTGGAAATCTTTTCGATCCATCCACTTTTATAAAAGATGGGCAGGAAATGCGAAATGGGTTGATAACTGATATGAACTGGAAATGGGTTAAAGAAGGTATTGACATAAGAACTGTGTATGGAACTAATTTCGAAACTAATTTCATTCCTGTAAACAATATACAGGATCTATATGAAAATTGTCCATAA
- a CDS encoding WG repeat-containing protein translates to MENLDYIFPFHEDLAAIQKGDQWAIIDTGDGIIINFKSDLVSTVFKYATYPIFRDGLCLIEKEKDGIVYFGDINTLGDTVIEPKFLNASNFKDEKVIALKLKDAKEIMWGLKVKITMF, encoded by the coding sequence TTGGAAAATTTGGATTACATTTTTCCATTTCATGAAGATTTAGCCGCTATCCAAAAAGGAGATCAGTGGGCGATTATTGACACTGGTGATGGCATTATTATCAACTTTAAAAGTGATTTAGTAAGCACAGTATTTAAGTATGCAACCTATCCTATTTTTAGGGACGGTCTGTGCTTAATAGAAAAAGAAAAGGATGGTATTGTTTATTTTGGTGATATAAACACTCTAGGCGATACAGTCATTGAGCCAAAATTTTTAAATGCTAGCAATTTTAAAGATGAAAAGGTTATCGCATTAAAATTAAAAGATGCCAAAGAAATAATGTGGGGACTGAAAGTAAAAATTACTATGTTTTAA
- a CDS encoding T9SS type A sorting domain-containing protein yields the protein MKKITLALVLLTFSVQAQDFPLPYCEITDSNDVSVEEITSVDFAGTSISNADLANVLIDETANVVDIAQDETYTIEVSGNTFGNFDNDIVAFIDWNQNDVLDDTGEIYEIGTLTNSTGSDGVSVSIAITVPADAVLGTTRIRLTKTYQDADSPAEINPCGIQFNPFGQGVFSGFGQALDFTLQIDTSLSTGEFDTNALTVYPMPVKDVLNVSYKSLIDSIKIYNLLGQEVYSKNTNSDSLQLDLASLTVGTYIIKLFTEQVQHSFKIIKQ from the coding sequence ATGAAAAAAATTACTCTAGCACTTGTACTATTAACTTTTAGCGTTCAGGCCCAAGACTTCCCGTTACCGTATTGTGAGATTACAGATTCTAACGACGTTTCTGTGGAAGAAATAACATCAGTTGATTTTGCAGGAACCAGTATATCAAATGCAGACTTGGCCAATGTTTTAATCGATGAAACAGCGAATGTGGTAGATATAGCTCAAGACGAAACCTATACGATTGAAGTTTCCGGTAATACATTTGGTAATTTTGACAATGATATTGTTGCTTTTATTGATTGGAACCAGAATGACGTTTTAGACGATACGGGTGAAATTTATGAAATAGGAACACTTACCAACTCCACAGGTAGCGATGGTGTTTCAGTTTCTATTGCTATTACTGTCCCAGCTGATGCGGTATTAGGCACAACACGCATTAGACTTACAAAAACATATCAAGATGCTGATTCTCCTGCCGAAATAAACCCTTGCGGTATACAATTCAATCCTTTTGGACAAGGAGTTTTCTCTGGCTTTGGACAAGCTTTAGATTTCACCTTACAGATAGACACGTCTTTAAGTACTGGTGAGTTCGACACTAATGCCTTAACCGTATATCCAATGCCAGTAAAAGATGTTTTAAATGTTTCCTACAAGTCTTTAATAGATAGTATAAAAATCTATAATCTTTTAGGGCAAGAAGTATATTCTAAAAATACCAATTCAGATAGTTTACAACTAGACCTAGCTTCGCTTACTGTTGGTACTTATATCATAAAATTATTTACGGAACAAGTGCAACATAGCTTTAAAATTATAAAGCAATAG
- a CDS encoding 1-acyl-sn-glycerol-3-phosphate acyltransferase, with protein sequence MLLAKFIFQTILGWSIKGQFYKDTPKTVVIVFPHTSWHDFFVGIFTRNIIKVPISFVGKKELFDSPLGWYFKWMGGVPIERSSKQNKVEQIVNMFHSKEKFHLSIAPEGTRKKVEKWKSGFYYIAQDAKVPITAVAFDYPTKTVKISKPFYTTGDYEKDLKELQKFYVGVVGKVPEYT encoded by the coding sequence ATGCTATTAGCTAAATTTATATTTCAAACTATCCTAGGTTGGTCAATTAAGGGTCAATTTTATAAAGACACCCCAAAGACTGTTGTTATAGTCTTCCCTCATACAAGCTGGCATGATTTCTTTGTTGGTATATTCACGAGGAATATTATAAAAGTGCCCATTAGTTTTGTGGGCAAAAAGGAACTTTTTGATTCTCCATTGGGTTGGTATTTCAAATGGATGGGTGGAGTACCTATTGAACGGTCCTCCAAGCAAAATAAAGTGGAACAAATTGTAAATATGTTTCACTCTAAAGAAAAATTCCATCTCTCTATAGCTCCCGAAGGAACAAGAAAGAAGGTAGAAAAATGGAAGAGTGGATTTTACTACATCGCTCAAGATGCAAAAGTCCCAATTACCGCAGTTGCCTTTGATTACCCTACAAAAACGGTCAAGATTTCAAAACCCTTTTACACGACAGGCGATTATGAAAAGGATTTAAAAGAGTTACAGAAATTTTATGTGGGAGTAGTCGGTAAGGTTCCGGAATACACTTGA
- a CDS encoding lectin-like domain-containing protein — protein MHLKSYLFLLVILCCVNQADAQLNAQVTGDAIDQGNNCYTITQDQEFQVGGVWYNNPIDFDTDFTIFYQNNFGSRDLDGADGMALVFKDNPTPILGDPGGGLGYSGITPSLTIEFDTFQNADFGDPAGDHISIMRNGNPNHNLSTNLAGPVLAIDTNPDIEDGIAHDVRIEWDASTNTLSVFFDCLLRLTFTDNVKDTIFSGDNSVFFGFVGSTGGDTNIHEVCFNRVSFVDNLQLDDEVICENGEVQVDATIPSGITYSWSPTNGVSDPDSPNPILSPAETTTYTVTISDVCGETTTEELTVTVKSLITTEPVFNPVSPICEGDTLNPLPPTSEDQITGTWSPELNNSTTTTYTFTPLALECAPETTLVIEVIPSEIPTFTPVDPVCPGEFLADLPTISNNNITGTWTPAINNTVTTVYTFTPDLGQGCATSTTLEILITDPDIPTFNPIDPICVGETLQDLPITSNEGITGSWSPALNNMVTTLYLFEPDPGQCASDNVSLEIQVIPISQLSIDIDLSSEAFSQNQVAVINVSGGTGAYEFQLNNGDWRKENTFSNLQGCEDYEIRARETSGCSNIAAVNFRVLDYPKFFTPNGDFRNDSWNIECLKDQAEARISIYDRYGKMLAFINPSSLGWDGTYNGAFMPTNDYWFRVEYLNKEGQPKVFTSNFTLKR, from the coding sequence TTGCACTTAAAGTCTTATCTTTTTCTGTTAGTTATATTATGTTGTGTTAATCAAGCTGATGCACAGTTAAATGCTCAAGTCACAGGTGATGCGATCGACCAAGGTAATAATTGCTACACCATCACTCAAGACCAAGAGTTTCAAGTTGGTGGGGTGTGGTATAACAACCCTATTGATTTTGATACAGATTTTACTATTTTCTATCAAAATAATTTTGGGTCTAGAGATCTCGATGGAGCAGATGGTATGGCATTAGTATTTAAGGATAATCCTACTCCCATTTTAGGGGATCCAGGAGGAGGTTTGGGGTATTCAGGAATAACTCCTTCTTTGACTATTGAATTTGATACTTTTCAGAATGCCGACTTTGGCGATCCTGCAGGGGATCATATTTCCATAATGCGCAACGGAAATCCCAACCATAATTTAAGTACTAATTTAGCAGGACCTGTCTTGGCTATCGATACGAATCCAGATATAGAAGATGGTATTGCACATGACGTAAGAATCGAATGGGATGCCTCTACCAACACCTTAAGTGTATTTTTTGATTGTCTGTTGCGTCTTACCTTCACTGATAATGTTAAAGACACTATTTTCTCAGGTGATAATTCAGTATTTTTTGGATTTGTGGGCTCTACAGGAGGTGATACTAATATCCATGAGGTATGTTTTAATCGGGTTTCCTTTGTAGATAATCTACAATTGGATGATGAGGTTATTTGTGAAAACGGGGAGGTCCAAGTAGATGCTACTATTCCTAGCGGAATTACCTACAGTTGGTCTCCAACTAATGGGGTAAGTGATCCAGATAGCCCTAACCCAATCTTGTCGCCTGCCGAAACTACAACCTATACAGTTACAATTAGCGATGTTTGTGGAGAAACGACCACAGAAGAATTAACGGTTACAGTAAAGTCACTCATCACTACGGAACCTGTTTTTAACCCTGTTTCACCCATCTGTGAGGGGGACACCTTAAATCCGTTACCCCCAACATCAGAAGATCAGATTACTGGAACATGGTCACCTGAATTGAATAATTCTACAACTACGACCTATACATTTACGCCTTTAGCTTTGGAATGTGCGCCTGAAACCACTCTGGTTATTGAGGTTATTCCTTCTGAGATTCCTACCTTCACTCCTGTTGATCCCGTTTGTCCTGGTGAGTTTTTAGCAGATTTGCCTACAATTTCAAACAACAATATTACGGGGACTTGGACACCCGCTATAAATAACACGGTTACAACAGTCTACACCTTCACACCAGACTTAGGACAAGGCTGCGCGACGTCTACAACGCTTGAAATTCTTATAACCGATCCTGATATTCCCACATTTAATCCCATTGATCCTATTTGTGTAGGAGAAACCCTCCAAGATTTGCCTATAACTTCCAATGAAGGCATTACAGGATCTTGGTCACCTGCCTTAAATAATATGGTCACCACCCTCTATTTATTTGAGCCAGATCCTGGTCAGTGTGCTTCAGATAACGTAAGCCTAGAAATTCAAGTCATTCCCATAAGCCAACTTTCTATAGATATCGATCTTAGTTCAGAAGCGTTTAGTCAAAACCAAGTTGCAGTTATTAATGTTTCAGGAGGAACTGGCGCTTATGAGTTTCAGTTGAATAATGGCGATTGGAGAAAAGAGAATACCTTTAGTAACCTTCAAGGTTGCGAAGACTATGAAATAAGAGCTCGTGAAACTTCAGGCTGTAGTAATATAGCTGCTGTTAACTTCCGGGTTTTAGATTATCCAAAGTTTTTTACACCTAATGGAGATTTTAGAAATGACAGTTGGAATATTGAGTGCCTAAAAGACCAAGCAGAAGCAAGGATTAGTATTTATGATCGCTATGGAAAAATGCTGGCTTTTATAAATCCCAGTAGTTTGGGCTGGGATGGCACTTACAATGGTGCTTTTATGCCAACAAATGACTATTGGTTTAGAGTGGAATACCTCAACAAGGAAGGCCAGCCAAAAGTCTTTACTTCAAATTTCACCCTAAAGCGCTAA
- the yjjX gene encoding inosine/xanthosine triphosphatase has product MKKVMIASKNPVKIQSVKNGFEKMFPDQEFEFTGMSTPSGVADQPFSNSETFLGAKNRANTIFTKFKDADFHVGIEGGIEHFDNEMEAFAWVFIISKDKCGKARTGTFFLPNEVVNLIKEGKELGDADDIVFNRRNSKQESGAVGILTGDVIDRTKYYTEAVILALIPFKNVDLY; this is encoded by the coding sequence ATGAAAAAGGTAATGATCGCTTCAAAGAATCCCGTCAAAATCCAATCTGTCAAAAATGGATTTGAAAAAATGTTTCCTGATCAAGAATTCGAGTTTACAGGAATGTCCACGCCTTCAGGTGTTGCTGATCAACCTTTTAGCAATAGTGAAACTTTTCTTGGAGCCAAAAATAGAGCAAATACTATTTTTACCAAATTTAAAGACGCCGATTTTCATGTTGGAATTGAGGGTGGAATAGAACATTTTGATAATGAAATGGAGGCTTTTGCATGGGTTTTCATCATATCTAAGGACAAGTGTGGAAAAGCGAGGACAGGAACTTTTTTTCTTCCCAATGAGGTAGTTAACCTCATAAAAGAGGGGAAAGAACTCGGGGATGCCGATGATATCGTTTTTAACCGTCGCAACTCCAAACAAGAGAGTGGGGCTGTAGGAATTTTGACGGGAGATGTTATCGACAGAACCAAGTATTATACCGAAGCTGTAATTTTAGCTCTAATTCCATTTAAGAACGTGGATTTGTATTAG
- a CDS encoding sodium/proline symporter has translation MITKLIVLSVYVAILFLIGILASRRVKSMSDYYLGGKKMGFWAVAFSARATGESGWLLIGLTGMGAIAGYSGYWVVAGEVLGVFLSWQFMAKKFKRRTDDYNSITIPDYLQSHFKSSTNTLRILSASVLVVFVIIYVASQMDVTGIAFESMLNIDYRIGALVGFSIVLLYIFVGGFVAAVWSDMFQGVLMFFGLVLIPIVVWFSMDHGAGVTEGLNAIDPTLTQIMGRSEDGWLNFFTILGFSMIGLGFLGSPQVYVRFMSIESEKEIDKGKWVALLFTLLTDAAAVTIGILARIYFTKEGQDPEAILGTGGEDVLSMITHEFLPTILVAIFIAIVLSAIMSTIDSLLILASSAVTRDFYQKIFRPDLKDKDLTKLSRLVTVAMAMAALGIAILLYNLYPDRQVFWIMIFGWSGIAATFCPVIILSLFWKGYSEQGAIVSMITGFVSVILFKFVFANLEGIGVYFQKLDVLAPSFALAMITGYIASKIYPPKPSHVK, from the coding sequence ATGATCACAAAACTTATCGTCCTATCCGTTTATGTAGCTATTCTATTTTTAATCGGAATACTCGCTTCACGGAGAGTAAAAAGTATGAGTGATTATTATTTAGGAGGTAAAAAAATGGGCTTTTGGGCGGTTGCTTTTTCGGCTAGAGCAACTGGTGAATCTGGATGGCTATTAATCGGTCTTACGGGAATGGGAGCGATTGCTGGTTATTCTGGTTATTGGGTGGTTGCTGGTGAAGTCCTCGGTGTTTTTCTGTCTTGGCAGTTTATGGCCAAGAAATTCAAAAGGAGAACAGACGACTACAATTCTATTACCATTCCTGATTATCTCCAAAGTCATTTCAAATCCTCCACCAATACCCTCCGAATTTTATCGGCTTCTGTTCTCGTGGTTTTCGTCATCATTTATGTCGCCTCCCAAATGGATGTTACAGGAATTGCATTTGAATCCATGCTCAATATTGACTATCGAATTGGCGCCTTAGTCGGTTTTAGTATTGTTCTCCTCTATATTTTTGTCGGTGGCTTTGTTGCTGCAGTTTGGTCAGATATGTTTCAGGGTGTTTTAATGTTCTTTGGCTTGGTTTTAATCCCTATTGTGGTTTGGTTTTCTATGGACCATGGTGCTGGAGTTACCGAAGGCTTAAATGCTATTGACCCCACTCTCACTCAAATAATGGGCAGAAGTGAAGACGGATGGTTGAACTTTTTTACAATTCTTGGTTTCTCTATGATTGGGTTGGGCTTTTTAGGATCACCTCAAGTTTATGTTCGCTTTATGTCTATTGAAAGTGAGAAAGAGATAGATAAAGGGAAGTGGGTAGCCTTGCTTTTTACGCTCTTAACCGATGCTGCAGCAGTAACGATAGGTATTTTAGCCCGAATTTATTTTACAAAGGAAGGGCAAGACCCTGAAGCCATTTTGGGAACTGGTGGTGAAGATGTTCTGAGCATGATCACTCATGAGTTTTTACCCACTATTCTAGTAGCGATCTTTATTGCTATTGTGCTTTCAGCCATTATGTCGACTATCGACTCTCTTCTCATACTGGCCTCTAGTGCCGTGACTCGTGATTTCTATCAAAAAATATTCAGACCAGATTTAAAAGATAAAGACTTAACGAAACTTTCAAGACTCGTCACTGTTGCCATGGCTATGGCTGCCCTTGGCATCGCTATTTTATTATATAACCTGTATCCAGACAGACAGGTTTTCTGGATTATGATATTTGGATGGTCTGGAATTGCTGCCACATTCTGTCCTGTCATTATTCTATCTCTTTTCTGGAAAGGCTATTCAGAACAAGGTGCGATTGTTTCCATGATTACCGGGTTTGTCTCAGTGATTCTATTCAAATTTGTATTCGCCAATTTGGAAGGAATAGGAGTCTATTTTCAAAAATTAGATGTCCTAGCGCCCTCTTTTGCGTTGGCAATGATAACAGGATATATCGCTTCAAAAATATATCCACCTAAGCCTAGTCATGTCAAATAA
- a CDS encoding endo-1,3-beta-xylanase, giving the protein MKFKSFILTLLFFCFISNAQKFEPEDGKCLVFIGQDLEATGGLNDYNEGYTDTFDTPAGVTLYTNLSPGNESYGHYNEGLDGIITKANWGAGDSWANLYLQDSTYQNSAIAIGLSFVNNERNVSKGKHDSLIKDLAGWIKLSNRPVFLRIGYEFDGWDWNHYKKKHYLNAWKRIHSIFKNLQVDNVAFVWQSKGTGSNQKTLEEWYPGDDLVDWCAYSYFGQPDQEMLIFARKHNKPVFISEATPVRQIDNLYFDSNLKNQKLEKKIWKDWFVPFFKIINENSDVIKAFSYINSDWSSQPMWVTNPTFNKVDSRIQVSTYVSRKWKEEMKKSQYLKASDVLWDKTVKN; this is encoded by the coding sequence ATGAAATTCAAAAGCTTTATACTTACTCTTCTGTTTTTTTGTTTTATTTCTAATGCGCAAAAGTTTGAACCAGAAGATGGTAAATGCCTAGTTTTTATTGGACAAGATTTAGAGGCAACGGGCGGTTTAAATGATTATAACGAAGGATATACAGATACCTTTGATACTCCAGCAGGAGTAACCCTATATACAAACTTATCCCCTGGAAATGAATCCTATGGACACTACAATGAAGGACTAGATGGTATTATAACTAAAGCCAATTGGGGTGCTGGGGATTCTTGGGCTAATCTATATTTACAAGATTCTACTTATCAAAATAGTGCTATTGCCATTGGATTGTCTTTTGTAAATAATGAAAGAAACGTTTCTAAAGGAAAGCATGATTCCTTAATTAAAGATCTTGCGGGTTGGATTAAACTTTCAAATCGACCTGTGTTTTTGAGAATTGGATATGAGTTTGATGGTTGGGATTGGAATCATTATAAGAAGAAGCATTATTTGAATGCTTGGAAAAGAATTCACTCAATTTTCAAAAATTTGCAAGTAGATAATGTCGCCTTTGTATGGCAATCTAAAGGAACAGGTTCTAATCAAAAGACTTTAGAAGAATGGTACCCTGGTGATGATCTTGTAGATTGGTGCGCATATTCTTACTTTGGACAACCAGACCAAGAAATGCTCATTTTTGCAAGAAAACACAATAAACCTGTATTTATTTCAGAAGCAACACCTGTAAGGCAAATAGATAATTTGTACTTTGATAGTAACTTGAAAAATCAAAAATTAGAAAAGAAAATATGGAAGGACTGGTTTGTACCTTTTTTCAAGATCATAAATGAGAACTCAGACGTAATCAAAGCCTTTAGTTACATAAATTCAGATTGGTCTTCCCAACCTATGTGGGTTACTAACCCAACATTCAATAAAGTGGACTCTAGAATACAAGTAAGTACATATGTTTCTCGAAAATGGAAAGAAGAAATGAAAAAATCACAATACCTGAAAGCATCTGATGTATTATGGGATAAAACAGTTAAAAACTAA
- a CDS encoding mechanosensitive ion channel family protein: MEDIEKILEFEIISIGQYNLKIISLFVIFLIIVVTKIVLWLIKRSIFRKKKLAKFNEGNSYASFQLIKYVIWVIAAGFILETFGVKVTILIAGSAALLVGIGLGLQQTFNDIISGIILLSERSIKIEDILEIDGDVVKIQEIGLRSSKGLNTDDISIIIPNSLITTNKVINWSHQTKKTRFRIDVGVSYASDVDLVLKILKESALEHSDIFEKDLVEVRLVNFGNSSLDFQILFFSKNIFRINKVKSDIRRIITKKFIQNKVTIPFPQMDVYIKSNPKGD; this comes from the coding sequence ATGGAGGACATTGAGAAGATTTTAGAATTTGAGATTATAAGTATCGGACAATATAATTTAAAGATTATTTCGCTGTTTGTCATATTCTTAATTATAGTCGTAACTAAAATAGTTTTATGGTTAATTAAAAGGTCTATTTTTCGTAAAAAGAAACTAGCAAAATTCAACGAGGGAAATTCTTATGCTTCATTCCAATTAATAAAATATGTGATTTGGGTAATTGCAGCCGGCTTCATACTGGAAACATTTGGAGTTAAAGTCACCATTTTAATTGCGGGTTCTGCCGCTTTACTTGTTGGAATTGGATTAGGATTGCAGCAGACTTTTAATGACATCATTTCAGGAATAATTTTACTTTCAGAAAGATCTATTAAAATTGAAGATATATTAGAAATAGATGGCGATGTAGTTAAAATCCAGGAGATTGGTTTACGATCATCCAAAGGCTTAAACACAGATGACATCTCCATTATAATTCCAAACTCTTTAATCACTACAAATAAGGTGATAAACTGGAGCCATCAAACAAAGAAAACTCGCTTTAGAATTGATGTTGGTGTTTCATATGCAAGTGATGTAGATTTAGTCCTGAAAATTCTTAAAGAAAGTGCTTTAGAACATTCCGATATTTTTGAAAAAGATTTGGTTGAGGTTAGATTGGTTAATTTTGGAAATTCATCACTGGATTTTCAAATCTTATTCTTCAGCAAAAATATCTTTAGAATTAATAAAGTAAAAAGCGATATAAGAAGAATTATTACCAAGAAATTCATTCAAAATAAGGTAACTATTCCTTTCCCTCAGATGGATGTGTACATTAAATCTAATCCAAAAGGGGATTGA
- a CDS encoding group III truncated hemoglobin, whose product MNDIRNRKDIELMVDTFYGSVREDDLLGPIFNRVIKNNWPKHLDTMYRFWQTVLLHEFAYKGLPFVPHRKLPVEAHHFERWIYYTKLDL is encoded by the coding sequence ATGAACGACATTAGAAACAGAAAGGATATAGAATTAATGGTAGATACTTTCTATGGTTCAGTTCGGGAAGATGATCTTTTGGGTCCTATATTTAATAGGGTGATAAAAAATAATTGGCCCAAACATCTGGATACTATGTACCGCTTTTGGCAAACAGTGCTTTTACACGAATTTGCTTATAAAGGATTGCCCTTTGTCCCACATAGAAAATTACCAGTTGAAGCCCATCATTTTGAGCGCTGGATATATTATACCAAATTAGACCTATAA
- a CDS encoding cupin: MKTASLTENLVYNEKKPNISILIETETSKEILIIFKKGQLMKEHKTPFPIVVEVFKDAIDFGVNGNKHHLKAGTLIALEGGVPHDLIATEESTVRLSLSKKDKLERVQNVETS; encoded by the coding sequence ATGAAAACCGCATCACTTACAGAGAATCTTGTTTACAACGAAAAAAAACCTAATATATCTATTTTGATAGAGACAGAAACCTCTAAAGAAATCCTGATTATTTTCAAAAAGGGCCAATTGATGAAAGAACACAAAACACCCTTCCCTATTGTTGTTGAGGTCTTTAAAGACGCCATAGATTTTGGTGTAAATGGCAATAAGCATCACCTCAAAGCTGGAACTCTTATCGCGTTGGAAGGTGGAGTGCCGCATGATTTAATTGCCACAGAGGAGAGTACAGTTAGACTATCTCTTTCTAAAAAAGATAAGCTTGAACGTGTGCAAAATGTTGAAACGTCTTAA
- a CDS encoding DNA-formamidopyrimidine glycosylase family protein — MPELPEVQGYKTYIDSTSLHQRITEVDCRDTKLLKKPKADFDAYLYNQELIETQRIGKYLFLKTTGKKILVMHFGMTGRPHYYKNEEDRPKFGHLELSFENGFHFAFENKRKFGWWDLIDSIADFKASHKLSDDARDLTLEDFKQSFNGRKTDIKKIIMDQSVAAGVGNWMADEILYQSKIHPTKKVIEMTDTDIKSVFDAMKKVIEVAIENHAHYKDFPKTFLMHFRKEGATCYHTGAQIEKIKVGGRTTYFSPQWQEL; from the coding sequence ATGCCAGAACTACCAGAAGTACAGGGTTATAAAACCTATATAGACAGCACCTCATTGCATCAACGCATTACCGAAGTAGATTGTCGGGATACCAAATTACTCAAAAAGCCCAAGGCAGATTTCGACGCTTATCTTTATAATCAAGAACTTATAGAGACCCAGCGCATTGGAAAATATTTGTTTCTTAAAACCACAGGGAAAAAAATACTGGTCATGCATTTTGGGATGACTGGCCGCCCACACTATTATAAAAATGAAGAAGATCGACCAAAATTTGGTCATTTGGAGCTAAGCTTCGAAAATGGATTTCATTTTGCCTTTGAGAATAAGCGAAAGTTTGGGTGGTGGGACCTTATAGATTCTATTGCCGATTTTAAAGCATCGCATAAACTTAGCGACGATGCTAGAGATTTAACGCTTGAAGATTTTAAGCAGTCGTTTAATGGTCGTAAAACAGACATTAAGAAAATTATCATGGATCAAAGTGTTGCTGCGGGAGTGGGGAATTGGATGGCAGATGAAATTTTATACCAGTCGAAAATCCATCCTACCAAAAAAGTGATAGAAATGACAGACACGGATATAAAAAGCGTCTTTGATGCTATGAAAAAAGTCATTGAGGTTGCCATTGAAAATCACGCCCATTATAAGGATTTCCCTAAAACCTTTTTGATGCACTTTAGAAAAGAAGGAGCGACCTGTTACCATACGGGTGCCCAAATAGAGAAGATAAAAGTTGGTGGTAGAACGACCTATTTTTCGCCTCAGTGGCAGGAATTATAG